The proteins below come from a single Haladaptatus paucihalophilus DX253 genomic window:
- a CDS encoding hydantoinase/oxoprolinase family protein: protein MAGTTRVGVDVGGTFTDVVLLLPDDELVTAKVPSTDDQSVGVVQGIEKACAEADIDPTDVDAFTHAMTVSVNALLEEDGAKTALVTTQGFRDVLEIGRQARPDLYDVTVDKPAPLVPRRRRFEVAERTTVDGVLTEPDEDEVREVAERIRDCDAESVAVSLLHAYQHPENERRVADVLREELDIPVSVSHEVLAEFREYERTSTTVVDAYVTPAIDAYIGRLEERAGERGVPEPRIMQANGGIASAKTVREHAVTTTMSGPAAGVVGAAETAGGGDVDGLVTFDMGGTSSDVSLVRDGEVERTTDAEINGRPIKTPMVDVNTVGAGGGSIAWVDAGNALRVGPRSAGANPGPACYGRGGTKPTVTDANVVLGYIGGSSALGGELELDVEAAHDALSRLADEAGLDDALAAARGVFRVANANMARAIRAVTVERGHDPRGFGLVAFGGAGPMHAAAVAESLDMDTLVVPHACGVLSAYGLLAADEKHDSVRTLRSPLADASLDDVESAYDDLTDGVLSDVADADAADVRRAADLRFVGQSFELTVPVDEAFDAETVAERFRNAHENAYGYVMDDPIELVNLRATAVVGRESPSVTYRTEGETKKGRREAFFDDGFHETPVFDRTGLGESDSVSGPCILEQNESTVVVPPGWSGTVNTDGTLVLGRDGQ, encoded by the coding sequence ATGGCAGGGACGACGCGCGTCGGCGTGGACGTCGGCGGCACGTTCACGGACGTCGTTCTCCTCCTGCCGGACGACGAACTCGTGACGGCAAAGGTCCCCAGCACGGACGACCAGAGCGTCGGCGTCGTGCAGGGTATCGAGAAAGCCTGCGCGGAGGCGGACATCGACCCGACGGACGTGGACGCGTTCACCCACGCGATGACCGTCTCCGTGAACGCCCTCCTCGAAGAGGACGGCGCGAAGACGGCGCTCGTGACGACGCAGGGCTTCCGCGACGTGCTCGAAATCGGGCGGCAGGCCCGTCCCGACCTCTACGACGTGACCGTGGACAAACCCGCGCCGCTCGTCCCGCGACGAAGACGGTTCGAAGTCGCGGAGCGGACGACGGTGGACGGCGTGCTGACCGAACCCGACGAGGACGAGGTACGGGAGGTGGCCGAACGAATCCGCGACTGCGATGCCGAAAGCGTCGCGGTCAGTCTGCTCCACGCCTACCAACATCCCGAAAACGAGCGGCGAGTCGCCGACGTCCTGCGCGAGGAACTGGACATACCGGTATCGGTTTCCCACGAGGTACTCGCGGAGTTCCGCGAGTACGAGCGCACCTCCACGACGGTCGTCGATGCCTACGTGACGCCCGCCATCGACGCCTACATCGGCCGCTTGGAGGAGCGCGCCGGAGAACGCGGCGTCCCCGAACCGCGAATCATGCAGGCCAACGGCGGCATCGCGTCGGCGAAGACGGTCCGCGAGCACGCGGTCACGACCACGATGTCCGGCCCGGCGGCGGGCGTCGTCGGGGCGGCCGAAACCGCGGGAGGGGGCGACGTTGACGGCCTCGTCACCTTCGACATGGGCGGCACGTCGAGCGACGTGAGCCTCGTCCGGGACGGCGAGGTCGAACGGACGACGGACGCCGAAATCAACGGCCGACCCATCAAGACGCCGATGGTGGACGTGAACACCGTCGGCGCGGGCGGCGGCTCCATCGCGTGGGTGGACGCCGGAAACGCCCTCCGCGTCGGGCCGCGCTCGGCCGGTGCGAACCCCGGTCCGGCCTGCTACGGACGCGGCGGGACGAAACCGACGGTGACGGACGCGAACGTCGTCCTCGGCTACATCGGCGGGAGTTCGGCGCTCGGCGGCGAACTCGAACTCGACGTGGAAGCGGCTCACGACGCCCTCTCCAGATTGGCAGACGAGGCCGGTTTAGACGACGCCCTCGCGGCCGCTCGGGGCGTCTTCCGAGTTGCAAACGCGAACATGGCGCGGGCGATACGCGCCGTCACGGTCGAACGAGGACACGACCCGCGCGGGTTCGGACTCGTCGCCTTCGGCGGGGCGGGACCGATGCACGCCGCCGCGGTGGCCGAGAGCCTCGACATGGACACGCTCGTGGTTCCGCACGCCTGCGGCGTGCTGTCCGCCTACGGCCTGCTCGCCGCCGACGAGAAACACGATTCGGTTCGGACCCTCAGGAGCCCGCTCGCTGACGCGTCGCTCGACGACGTGGAATCGGCCTACGACGACCTCACGGACGGCGTGCTGTCGGACGTGGCGGACGCGGACGCGGCGGACGTTCGGCGGGCCGCTGACCTGCGGTTCGTGGGACAGAGCTTCGAACTCACGGTTCCGGTGGACGAGGCGTTCGACGCCGAGACCGTCGCCGAGCGGTTCCGGAACGCGCACGAAAACGCCTACGGGTACGTCATGGACGACCCAATCGAACTCGTGAATCTCAGAGCGACGGCGGTCGTCGGCCGCGAGTCGCCGTCGGTCACGTATCGGACGGAGGGTGAGACCAAGAAGGGACGCCGCGAGGCGTTCTTCGACGACGGATTCCACGAGACACCCGTCTTCGACCGGACCGGCCTCGGCGAGTCGGATTCCGTCAGCGGACCGTGCATCCTCGAACAGAACGAGAGCACGGTGGTCGTTCCGCCGGGGTGGAGCGGGACGGTAAACACGGACGGAACGCTGGTCCTCGGGAGGGACGGACAATGA
- a CDS encoding hydantoinase B/oxoprolinase family protein, with product MSHEDSNSDTYIDAVTLEIMRNQFEGVAEEMGQVLITSSYSPNIKERRDCSTALFDAEGRLVAQAEHIPVHLGAMPEAVTTVLDYDPEPGDVFVLNDPFEGGTHLPDVTMVSPVTVDGEVLGYAVSRAHHADVGGMTPGSMPAGAREIYQEGIRLPPVRLVKGGEVNEDVMSLLLANVRNPGERRADIRAQIAANDRAEDRLRDLVSEHGRNRVVAAFDAVISYSRDRLLAELSELPNGTYGARDVLEGDGVTDEDIPIEVAVTIRDEGISVDFAGTAPQVAGNVNAPLAVAKSAVYFVIRCVTDPEIPPNGGCYDPISVSVPDGSLLNPRPPAAVVGGNVETSQRVTDVVFAALAHAVPNRVPAGGQGTMNNLTIGSRDGGDDGFTYYETIAGGFGGRPTKDGMDGVQVGMTNTLNTPVESLEAEYPLFVEEYALRENSGGRGRFRGGLGIVRSVTVETDATVSLLTERRRVAPRGIAGGADGLRGENEIDGESVPAKTTRDVTDGTTVTVLTPGGGGHGSAAERDPDAIETDRNDGKMEWD from the coding sequence ATGAGCCACGAGGATTCGAACTCGGACACGTACATCGACGCGGTAACGCTCGAAATCATGCGCAACCAGTTCGAAGGCGTCGCGGAGGAGATGGGCCAAGTGCTCATCACCTCGTCGTACTCTCCGAACATCAAGGAGCGACGCGACTGCTCGACTGCGCTCTTCGACGCCGAGGGCCGCCTCGTCGCGCAGGCAGAACACATCCCGGTCCACCTCGGCGCGATGCCGGAGGCCGTGACTACCGTGCTCGACTACGACCCGGAACCCGGCGACGTGTTCGTCCTGAACGACCCCTTCGAAGGCGGGACGCACCTGCCGGACGTGACCATGGTGTCGCCGGTCACGGTCGACGGGGAGGTCCTCGGCTACGCCGTCTCCCGCGCGCACCACGCTGACGTGGGCGGGATGACGCCCGGAAGCATGCCCGCCGGGGCGCGCGAAATCTATCAGGAGGGGATTCGACTGCCGCCGGTCCGTCTCGTGAAAGGCGGCGAGGTGAACGAGGACGTGATGAGCCTCCTCCTCGCCAACGTCAGGAATCCCGGTGAGCGCCGGGCGGACATCCGCGCGCAAATCGCGGCGAACGACCGGGCGGAGGACCGACTCCGGGACCTCGTGAGCGAGCACGGACGAAACCGCGTCGTCGCGGCCTTCGACGCGGTGATTTCGTACTCGCGCGACCGTCTGCTCGCCGAACTTTCCGAATTGCCGAACGGAACCTACGGCGCCCGCGACGTGCTGGAGGGGGACGGCGTGACGGACGAGGATATTCCCATCGAGGTCGCCGTGACGATACGCGACGAGGGGATTTCGGTGGATTTCGCGGGAACCGCACCGCAGGTGGCGGGGAACGTCAACGCGCCGCTCGCGGTCGCAAAGAGCGCCGTCTACTTCGTGATTCGGTGCGTGACCGACCCCGAGATACCGCCGAACGGCGGCTGTTACGACCCGATTTCCGTCTCGGTTCCCGACGGGTCCCTCCTGAATCCGCGCCCGCCCGCGGCGGTCGTGGGCGGCAACGTCGAAACCAGTCAACGAGTCACGGACGTCGTGTTCGCCGCGCTGGCCCACGCGGTCCCGAACCGCGTGCCAGCGGGCGGACAGGGGACCATGAACAACCTCACCATCGGGAGCCGTGACGGCGGCGACGACGGCTTTACCTACTACGAAACCATCGCGGGCGGGTTCGGCGGCCGCCCGACGAAAGACGGGATGGACGGCGTGCAGGTCGGAATGACGAACACGCTAAACACGCCGGTCGAATCGCTCGAAGCCGAATACCCGCTGTTCGTCGAGGAGTACGCCCTCCGCGAGAACAGCGGCGGGCGCGGACGGTTCCGTGGCGGCCTCGGCATCGTTCGCTCCGTCACCGTCGAAACCGACGCAACCGTCTCGCTTCTCACCGAACGACGGCGAGTCGCGCCTCGCGGAATCGCTGGCGGCGCGGACGGTCTGCGTGGAGAGAACGAAATCGACGGCGAGAGCGTTCCGGCGAAGACGACCCGCGACGTGACGGACGGGACGACGGTCACCGTGCTGACACCGGGTGGCGGCGGACACGGCTCAGCGGCGGAACGCGACCCGGATGCTATCGAAACAGACAGAAACGACGGGAAGATGGAGTGGGACTAA
- a CDS encoding glycoside hydrolase 5 family protein: MSRRVGRRQFLSGIGASIGFSSVAGAGSVRKVGHNAQTERQRELNLPPETDAPVDVRGAIYLPARAFNRYQMWNEYDPDIIERDFSYAASLNLNAIRTWLSYEYWLVEPEDHMESLEHLLDTADKYDMRVLLGLFDSVGLEPTFENLVHDDVKTAVQSFSPSTRTMGTKSMWDKPRDFIISVMREYRNDERLLAIELTNEPGWNHKDIRFFKQIVNTMTHYRGEIPLSVGSTSLANNAQYLDWGMDILQFHYNFARSPALYNRVLRQANNLQEKLGKPVWLSEWQRIRPGKSFFADVDGNAAVPDYSSLAPTIRTSGIGNFFWSLMLKPAFSLYMRRNGVLNGLFHEDGAVWSLDDARAIKSMSGDPGYDGTERKEYPDWADAIKKRKKRAPGDEQPV; the protein is encoded by the coding sequence ATGAGCAGACGAGTTGGTCGCCGTCAGTTCCTCTCCGGTATCGGTGCAAGTATCGGCTTCTCCAGCGTTGCGGGTGCCGGTAGCGTCCGAAAAGTCGGGCACAACGCACAAACCGAGCGGCAGCGGGAGCTGAATCTCCCTCCGGAAACCGACGCCCCCGTGGACGTCCGCGGCGCGATTTACCTCCCCGCCCGCGCATTTAACCGCTATCAGATGTGGAACGAGTACGACCCGGACATCATCGAACGCGACTTCAGCTACGCGGCGAGCCTCAACCTGAACGCCATTCGAACGTGGCTGAGCTACGAATACTGGCTCGTCGAACCCGAAGACCACATGGAATCGCTCGAACACCTGTTGGACACCGCCGACAAATACGACATGCGCGTCCTCCTCGGCCTGTTCGACAGCGTTGGACTCGAACCCACCTTCGAAAACCTCGTCCACGACGACGTGAAAACGGCCGTCCAATCGTTCTCCCCGTCCACCCGTACGATGGGAACCAAATCCATGTGGGACAAACCGCGCGACTTCATCATCTCGGTCATGCGGGAGTACCGGAACGACGAGCGTCTCCTCGCCATCGAGTTGACGAACGAGCCCGGATGGAACCACAAGGACATCCGATTTTTCAAGCAGATAGTGAACACGATGACGCACTATCGCGGTGAAATCCCCCTCTCCGTCGGTTCCACCAGCCTGGCGAACAACGCCCAGTATCTCGACTGGGGCATGGACATCCTCCAGTTCCACTACAACTTCGCGCGTAGTCCGGCGCTCTACAACCGCGTTCTCCGGCAGGCGAACAACCTCCAAGAAAAACTCGGAAAACCGGTGTGGCTCTCGGAGTGGCAGCGGATTCGGCCCGGAAAGTCATTTTTCGCCGATGTCGACGGCAACGCGGCCGTCCCCGACTACTCCTCGCTCGCCCCCACCATCCGAACGTCCGGCATCGGGAACTTCTTCTGGTCGCTCATGCTCAAGCCCGCATTTTCGCTGTACATGCGACGAAACGGCGTCCTCAACGGCCTCTTCCACGAAGACGGTGCGGTGTGGAGTCTGGACGACGCCCGCGCAATCAAATCCATGTCCGGCGACCCGGGATACGACGGAACCGAACGCAAGGAGTATCCCGACTGGGCCGACGCCATCAAAAAACGGAAGAAACGAGCGCCGGGCGACGAACAGCCAGTCTAG
- a CDS encoding right-handed parallel beta-helix repeat-containing protein — MINASHVTVNGSGHTIKGRGVTDTTGVLVDNASGVSDVTIHSVRVVRWNRAIHVSNASSVTVRNVSAVRSTEGITVWNSSDVSIEHSRSARNLFGILVDNRSENVDYSTLHYYENQLNSTRGRGQVSS, encoded by the coding sequence GTGATCAACGCGAGTCACGTGACGGTGAATGGCTCCGGTCACACGATTAAAGGACGGGGTGTTACGGATACGACGGGTGTTCTCGTCGATAACGCGAGCGGCGTCTCGGACGTGACGATCCATTCGGTTCGGGTGGTTCGTTGGAATCGTGCGATTCACGTCTCGAACGCGTCGTCGGTAACGGTTCGAAACGTGAGCGCGGTTCGGAGCACGGAGGGAATCACGGTTTGGAACAGTTCCGACGTGAGTATCGAGCACTCCCGCTCGGCGCGGAACCTGTTCGGCATCCTCGTCGATAACCGGAGCGAAAATGTGGACTATTCGACGCTCCACTATTACGAAAATCAGTTGAACAGCACGCGGGGACGCGGACAGGTGTCGAGCTAG
- a CDS encoding DUF7344 domain-containing protein — protein MEPEPASSFISSDAYGLLANPYRRRLLLTLLDHNPEDEAAIPDDLTTDDEELEQMLITMTHTHLPKLESYDVIEWDRENNVVCRGPQFEELQPLLELIDNHRDELPDDWV, from the coding sequence ATGGAGCCTGAACCAGCGTCGTCATTTATATCTTCAGATGCATATGGTCTTTTGGCGAATCCGTACCGACGGCGGCTTTTGCTGACATTGTTAGATCACAATCCCGAGGACGAAGCGGCCATCCCAGATGACCTGACCACGGACGACGAGGAACTGGAACAGATGCTCATCACGATGACCCACACCCATCTCCCAAAATTGGAATCGTACGACGTTATCGAGTGGGACCGGGAGAACAACGTCGTGTGCCGAGGCCCTCAGTTTGAGGAGTTACAGCCTCTGCTTGAACTGATCGACAACCATCGGGACGAACTCCCCGACGACTGGGTGTGA
- a CDS encoding helix-turn-helix domain-containing protein, with amino-acid sequence MTVITDITIPAEKFALGKLLDEFPDINIELVRVIPLRDGIIPLFWVTGGDPDDIKATIRDDPLTEEVELLTRADNRYLFEIRWSTEIDHLIRPMIESRAEVLWAKGDVDEWQFRLQFPNRSMLAAFRQQCLDKDIKFHLDALYNPTIPGEDLEEGELSSQQFDILATAHENGYWHVPREIQLGELAELIGVSSNAASQRMRRALDTVVGQAIVNKES; translated from the coding sequence ATGACCGTAATTACAGACATCACCATTCCGGCCGAGAAATTCGCCCTCGGAAAGCTCCTCGACGAATTTCCCGACATCAACATCGAACTCGTCCGCGTCATCCCCCTGCGCGACGGCATCATTCCCCTGTTTTGGGTCACCGGAGGGGATCCTGACGACATCAAAGCCACGATTCGAGACGATCCGTTGACCGAGGAGGTCGAACTATTGACCCGGGCGGACAACCGGTATCTCTTCGAAATTCGGTGGAGCACCGAGATCGACCACTTGATTCGCCCGATGATTGAGAGTCGTGCTGAAGTCCTCTGGGCGAAGGGGGATGTCGACGAATGGCAGTTCAGACTTCAGTTCCCGAATCGGTCGATGTTGGCCGCATTCCGGCAACAGTGCCTGGATAAAGATATCAAGTTTCACCTGGACGCCCTGTACAACCCGACGATTCCGGGCGAGGACCTCGAAGAAGGCGAACTCAGCAGCCAACAGTTCGACATCCTTGCGACCGCACACGAAAACGGCTACTGGCATGTCCCCCGTGAGATCCAACTCGGGGAGTTGGCCGAGTTGATTGGGGTCAGTTCGAATGCTGCCTCTCAGCGGATGCGCCGCGCCCTCGATACGGTCGTGGGGCAAGCCATCGTGAATAAAGAAAGCTGA
- a CDS encoding GAP family protein, producing MSLLQVLPLAFVMIAGPQFLSAIFLATSENWRRNSAAFVFGAALSITLLVSLTYFLGIGANRQQGSNTALSAIVLVLLLAAMVHTYLTREESEPPKWMGKLTSASPRFSFRLGFLLLGFFPTDILTSVAVGSYLASNGLPLTDSFGFIVVTLLILAFPSLVLLAFGERAEAFLPKAREWMNDNSWVVSEVVILLFVGMSLNNLLG from the coding sequence GTGAGTCTCCTCCAAGTGCTCCCGCTGGCGTTCGTCATGATCGCTGGCCCCCAATTTCTCAGTGCGATTTTCCTCGCCACGAGCGAGAATTGGCGGCGGAACTCCGCCGCGTTCGTCTTCGGCGCGGCGCTCTCTATCACCCTTCTCGTCTCGCTCACGTACTTTCTCGGTATCGGGGCGAACCGTCAACAGGGTTCGAATACCGCGCTCTCGGCCATCGTTCTCGTCCTCCTCCTCGCCGCCATGGTGCACACCTACCTGACGCGGGAGGAGTCGGAACCCCCGAAATGGATGGGGAAGTTGACGTCCGCGAGCCCGCGGTTCTCGTTCCGACTCGGTTTCCTGTTGCTCGGCTTCTTTCCGACCGACATCCTCACCTCGGTCGCCGTCGGGTCCTATCTCGCCTCGAACGGGCTCCCGCTCACGGATTCGTTCGGATTCATCGTCGTTACTCTGCTGATTTTGGCGTTTCCGTCGCTTGTCCTGCTCGCGTTCGGTGAACGGGCCGAAGCCTTCCTGCCGAAGGCTCGGGAGTGGATGAACGATAACTCGTGGGTCGTCAGCGAGGTCGTCATCCTTCTCTTCGTCGGTATGAGCCTCAACAACCTCCTCGGCTAA
- a CDS encoding AI-2E family transporter, which produces MAGSVGDSEAMRVRIVRPGMKWWVLGLIVFGIIAAVAYMFLPWVVFGLFVYYVARPINRYLGRRIKGKNLSAALSLVLIVVPVVLFLGVFFSIAIGQLAAFANTDVAARLLGGLPTTTIPNDPNKLLDTATTTLQKPSVQSALAAVQAFVGGIASSIFMLFLSLLLGFFLLVEDERLARWGKEQLLGDDRVFTDYLEAVDAGLNSIYFGYTLTIFVIMILTAVIYNLFNLFAPGNLLIPATILLAVITGIFTLVPLVGRSVVYLAIAAFLALGAIQRDPNALWYPFVFFLFMTLAFDNVVRTYIRPYLSGKLFHLSLVMFAYLLGPILFGWYGVFLGPLLMVIVVQFLQVAVPQLRGKEPTTPLDIGPTTTRETDEGTDDARRGGEATDGGEDEGSQS; this is translated from the coding sequence ATGGCAGGGAGTGTGGGGGATTCGGAAGCGATGCGAGTTCGTATCGTGCGGCCGGGGATGAAGTGGTGGGTCCTCGGCTTGATAGTGTTCGGCATCATCGCCGCCGTGGCGTACATGTTTCTCCCGTGGGTCGTGTTCGGTCTGTTCGTCTACTACGTCGCACGGCCGATAAACCGGTACCTCGGCCGGCGAATCAAAGGGAAGAACCTCTCGGCGGCGTTGTCGCTGGTGCTCATCGTCGTCCCCGTGGTGCTCTTTTTGGGCGTCTTCTTCTCCATCGCCATCGGGCAGTTGGCCGCCTTCGCAAATACGGACGTGGCGGCGCGGCTCCTCGGCGGGTTGCCGACGACCACGATACCCAACGACCCGAACAAGTTGCTCGACACGGCGACCACGACGCTCCAGAAGCCGTCGGTGCAGTCGGCGCTCGCCGCCGTGCAAGCCTTCGTCGGGGGCATCGCGTCGAGCATCTTCATGCTGTTTCTCTCGCTGTTGCTGGGCTTTTTCCTCCTCGTGGAGGACGAACGCCTCGCTCGCTGGGGGAAAGAGCAACTTCTCGGGGACGACCGGGTGTTCACCGACTACCTCGAAGCGGTCGATGCGGGCCTGAACTCCATCTACTTCGGCTACACGCTGACCATCTTCGTCATCATGATCCTGACCGCGGTCATCTACAATCTCTTCAATCTATTCGCGCCCGGAAACCTGCTCATTCCGGCGACGATACTCCTCGCGGTCATCACGGGCATCTTCACGCTCGTCCCGCTGGTGGGCCGGTCCGTCGTCTACCTCGCCATCGCGGCGTTCCTCGCGCTGGGGGCGATTCAGCGCGACCCGAACGCCCTCTGGTACCCGTTCGTGTTCTTCCTGTTCATGACGCTCGCGTTCGACAACGTGGTTCGAACCTACATCCGGCCGTACCTCTCGGGAAAGCTGTTCCACCTTTCGCTCGTCATGTTCGCGTACCTGCTCGGGCCGATACTGTTCGGTTGGTACGGCGTCTTTCTGGGACCGCTCCTGATGGTCATCGTCGTCCAGTTCCTCCAAGTGGCCGTCCCGCAGCTTCGCGGCAAGGAGCCGACCACCCCCCTCGACATCGGTCCGACGACGACCCGCGAGACGGACGAAGGGACCGACGATGCGAGACGCGGCGGTGAAGCGACCGACGGCGGCGAGGACGAGGGAAGTCAGTCGTGA